A window of Verrucomicrobiia bacterium genomic DNA:
GGTGGTGAACTGGGCTGGCGGGGAGGTGCATGAGTAGCAAGCTGGCAGCAGGAAGGGAGATTTCGGCGGGGACGCCGAAACCAAATCAATTCAGCAGAGAATGACGAATAGGAATTATGCACCCCGTCTTACACATCCGCCTGCGACTCTCCCGCTTTGCATTTTGCACTTTGCACTTTGCATTTCCCCATCCCCCTGAATGGCCTTGAACGAAGAGAGGTTTTGGGGGATATTGGCTCCGGGTCAGCCGGAAACCATGCAAGCGTGGGGAACCATCGGCACGTATGAGGCCAGGGAGGAGGCAAAACCATCCCGCAGGATTCCTCTCCTTTGAACGATGCTTGCAACGAGGGCGTGTTGCTGGCGACGGTGATTCATCATGGCCCGGATGCGGGGGTGTATTTTCCGTTCTATGATGGGAATGGGAATGTGATGGGGTATGTGCGGGGGGCGGATGGCTTGTTGGTGGTGCAATATGAGTACGGCCCCTTTGGCGAACTCCTCCGCGCCACCGGGCCCCTCTCCCAGACCTTCAACCCTCTCTTCTCCACCAAATACCTCGACTGGGAAACCGGCCTCCTCTACTACGGCCATCGCTACTACAATCCCACCACTGGAAGGTGGCCAAACAGAGACCCCATCCAAGAACGCGGCGGACTGAACCTGTATGGCTTTGTTCTCAACAATCCAGCGAATTACATCGACAAGCACGGCCTCTACAATCCAATCACAGGCCCGGATGGGAAACCCGCCGGACCGGGTTCGGGCTTGCCAGATCCGACGATTTTTCTTCCTCCGAATTTACAGCCGCCGCCATCAGCGCCAAAGCCGAAGAGTAAGTGCCCATGTCCCTTTTCGTTGAGTAAACTGGGATTTCCCGGAGAAGCCGGCGGTGGGCTGTCAGCCGGCGCTGGAATGTTGCTTCCGGTAGCCGGCATTGGACCGTCAATCGGCTTTGAGGGATCAGTCGCAGCGATGGTGACGACGGAGTGTCGCTTCTGCATTTCAGCTCAGGTGACATTTCTTTTGGGCGTCGGAGTAATGGGAAGCGCGAGCATTGGGCCTGGTGTCAGTTATAGTCCGCGTGGTCTGGAAGGACCAGGAGCGGGAGTCGGTTTTGGAGTAAGCGTAGGCGGCGTGGAAGGCGCACCAGTTGGCGTTACGGGGGCAGTTGACGTGGATTTGTTGAATGGTGGAGTCGCAGGGGCTGTAACACGTCTCGGCCCGACGATTGCGATTGCAGCTTACGGACGCGGTTTTGTCTCTTGCACTGGTTGCGCAGATCCGCTTAACGGAAGCTGGATGGAAAGAGTTCTTCCTCAACAAGTCGCCCAGCAACGGCTGCTTCAATGCATTGCGGTCAACGTGGCGAAGCTTCTGCGTGAAGCTTCCCAATAGAGCGTCTATGGCGAGCGAAATGAAGAAGCTGCCCCAGCTTTGGTGGTGTTTCCTGCCAGTCTGGCTTTGGCTTCCGGCATTTCTTGGCATCATCACCTTGGTGGTTCGGGTTAACCTCTGGACGGGGTTTTTCGCCGCCTGCGTTTACATGCTGTTAAGTCTCCTGGCCTACGCCCCTATGCGCCGCAATCAACTATCCGTGCCCCAGACTTTGTTCTGGGTTGGTCTTGGAACAGCCGTGCTCGGCATTCCGGGTGTCGTTTTGATCTATGTGCTCTTTGGAAAAACCTGACCTTTACGCTGTCCCGCACAAACGGCGAGAAGGAATCTGGCTCGCCTCAGGCCGGCTCGATAGCAGGTCGGCCACCCGCGCCTGCCGCACAGCCCTGGCGCTGCGTCTTCGCTGCGGGGTGCGGCAATGGAACGGATTTGCTGGCATGACGATGATGGCCGTGGAAATACAACTACAACGACGCCGTGGTGACAGTTCTGGCGGCCGGACCGCCGGACGGGCACGGCGATCTATGCAGACAACACGCCTTGGTCGCCCGTCGTGCCGGAGGTATGGCCGTCGCGTTGTCGGCCGGTGGCCATCGCGTGATCCCGTTGGTGATATCCCTGAGAGGAACCTTTACGCTTTCGTCCTCAACCACCCGGTTTCTTACATTGCCCCGGATGGTAAGCGGACCTGGGTGCCCTATCCATACCCGGGGCATTGGGTGGACGATCCTCACCCCCCACCTCCACCGCCGACCAATGCTCCTTTTATTGATTGCAGTGGGTATGATCAGTTTAAGAATTCTTCGTGCGTTACTTGCGGCGGATTCGGATCAGGGCAAAAGGACAAATATCCCGGGAAAGCTAAAAAAGTCTGCGAGGGATTTGCCAAAATGTATACTGCAGCGCACAACCAGTCTAATGCCGCTTGTGTCGCCAGTTGCCTGATCAAAGCAGAAGCCGCCATTCAGGCTTTCCCCAACTGTAGTGATCGAAACTGCTTTCGTCTTCTTGCGCATATGTCGTGCTACAAGGACTGCAGTTTTTGGCCAGATAAGGGATTGCCATCGGGAGGGCTATCGGTTGGGGCACTTGATCTCATACCCTCAGCAACCCTCTCCAGGTACTGCCAAGGGACCATTCTATCTTCATACTTCCTAACCAGCTTGGTAAGATGAGAAGTTTGATTACTGTTGCGTTGATGGCGACGTTTTCGCCCTTTGTAGCGGCCTATGCGCTTGTGCTATGGAAGCCGGACCGTTGGGGTGACACCCTGAATCCTTTCGCCATCCTCTTCATGGCATACTTGGGAATGCTTACCTTCCCTGGCCTGATTCCTTATGTGATTGCGTTGATCGCCACCCCACTGGTGATGAGCGCAGTCGCGAAGCAGGACTTTTTCCGCTTGGCCTCTAAGAGGACGCTACTGCTTGGTGCATTGGGGGCGGGGATGATCGCCGGTCTCCTCGTCATGGCACCTGCTATGGTGCAGTCCACCAAGCACAACTCACTCGATCTCACGCTTAATTGGGGATTCGCTGGTGCGGTTTCTGGCGGTCTCAGCCTAGTAGTAATCACACTTGTGTACCGGCGCTCTCTAAACTCCGCTCCCACCCCGCCTCATGCTGGAGCCTAGTTTACTCCCCCGGATGGATCTTCGTCAGCAGTGCGCATACGGAGACTGAGCGGGGTAATTCCCTTTGAAAGAGCTACTCCCTCGGGATGAATTTCCGGGGCTGGTCCCCCCGCGCCCGCATTTTGGTTTTTGGCGTCAAAGGTGCGATCCGTGTTTTTGTCGTAGTAGGCCAGCAAGCCGTTGGATTTCGAGCGCAATGCGCAGCGGCAAGGTGTGGGCTGCTTTGCCTTATTTTGGGCAGGGGTGGCGCGGGCTAACCCGGGCAGCTTTCCCCATCCAGGCCTGGCTGGTCCAAGGGATGATGTAACCAACCCTGATAAGTGGAGGGCAAGTTTGGGAAATCTTTGCCAAACCCACTTGGTCCACGGAGCAGCAAGCTTACTGGTTTTGCAGTACCGCGCGATAAAACCTTGCGGTGTTGCCTGGTGAGTTCCAATCAATGAAGGTGAAGGGAGTATGTTGAAGAGTTATGTTGGTGACAGTGTTCCAAACATGGCTGTTCAACTGGGTGGCGTATTCTATGACGTAAGTTTCACCAATGATCCCGTTGATGGTCACGCCGGCATACATTTGCAGAGCCAGGGCGGGCCCCATGGCGGCGAGGGACTGGATTTCGGAGCCTGATAACGCGCGGTTATAGATGCGGACCTCGTCCACCCATCCATTGAAATATTCGTACTGCCCAAGCGCGCCAACGTTAAGGCTGCTGGTTCCCTCGCGAAACCGGGGCCCTTCAAAGATTTGCGCGGCCACCAGGGCTCCATCCACGAACAAGCAACTCGTATGGCCATCGTAAGTCCCCGCGACGTGATGCCATTGGCCGGGTTGAATCTGGCAATTTGTTGATACGATCCAATCGGCCCCTGAAGGACTAAAGATACCCCACTTAATCAGGCAGGTGGTACTTGTGTCTCTGTAGGATTGAATGAAATAACTCCGGTTGCCACCGCCACCAGCGTCCTTGCTCAATATCCTGCCGTATCCGGTCAGGTTGCTGTTGAGGTTGAACCAGGCGGCGGCGGTGATATTGCTCGGCTCGAGCGTGGCGCTGTGGGGAATTTCCATGTAACAATTTCCATCAAATCCGGCACACGCACCTTGTTTGCCGGCGGTCCACCTGATTCCATTTGTGCCCGCGGCATGGTTGGTCCCCACGGCATCCAGGCCATTACCGTCAAGCGGATAATAGGCCACCAGGCCACTGGTAGAAGCCTGGCTGTATGCTTGGGGGGATGGGACCAAGGTCACGGTTATCGCGATCAATATTATGGGCAAGGTTTTTTTCATACGTTTGAGTTGGTTAATGGTTTGCTGGGAGGAGAGCAAAGGGGGGTATGTTCACAAATGGTGTAACGAAAGTCTGAACAGAAATATTGACGGCAGGCGATGGTGACCGAGAAAGATCGAAGACACTCTTCCCCGCTTCCAATTTCCTGGTAATGAGCGACGGCACCCCACGTGGCAAACATTGGGTATTTTGCCCAAACGGCTCATTTTTCAATAAGTGCCGAAGGAGGCTCGCCCCATGCGCTGGAGCTGCCCCTCAACTGCAGTTCAAGCTACAACGCAAAACCTCGCCGGCCCCATGCCATCCAAGCTAAGCCGCCCGCGCCAAGGAGTGAAAGGTTTGCCGGAGGGGCGAAAGGCCTGCGATAGGGGGCGCCTCTGCTGACGTTTAGGCTGCACCCCGTCCTCGCACCCATGATACCCCGGATTTGCAACGCAAATCCCCAAAGTGGGGAGCGGAAAATTCTCCATCATCAAGGGCAGTCTGGCCGGCAGAGTAATCGCTTTGACGGCTGGGCGCATGATGGCGCCTTTCGCAGGGGTTAAGCATTAACAACCTACCAATAGTTGCGGCCAATTGTCAAGGTCTTGCCGCAAGACCTTGGAAAGATGGGGGGGGGAAATCGTGACCGCCGTTATGGTGAAGCTCAGCGTCATAAGCACTGGCCACCTGGCGAGGCCCGGGCAGTGCGCCCCATCTTTGCCCTCCTCCCAGCGTGCTCAGCACCCGCTTGGGAAAGAGCCGCAGGCAATTCGCTCGCAGGCAAACCGGTGGGGGAGTGCGGGCGGCGGGAGGTTTTTATTTTGTCATTGCGGGGGTGAGGAAGGGGCG
This region includes:
- a CDS encoding RHS repeat-associated core domain-containing protein, whose amino-acid sequence is MNDACNEGVLLATVIHHGPDAGVYFPFYDGNGNVMGYVRGADGLLVVQYEYGPFGELLRATGPLSQTFNPLFSTKYLDWETGLLYYGHRYYNPTTGRWPNRDPIQERGGLNLYGFVLNNPANYIDKHGLYNPITGPDGKPAGPGSGLPDPTIFLPPNLQPPPSAPKPKSKCPCPFSLSKLGFPGEAGGGLSAGAGMLLPVAGIGPSIGFEGSVAAMVTTECRFCISAQVTFLLGVGVMGSASIGPGVSYSPRGLEGPGAGVGFGVSVGGVEGAPVGVTGAVDVDLLNGGVAGAVTRLGPTIAIAAYGRGFVSCTGCADPLNGSWMERVLPQQVAQQRLLQCIAVNVAKLLREASQ
- a CDS encoding LamG domain-containing protein, yielding MKKTLPIILIAITVTLVPSPQAYSQASTSGLVAYYPLDGNGLDAVGTNHAAGTNGIRWTAGKQGACAGFDGNCYMEIPHSATLEPSNITAAAWFNLNSNLTGYGRILSKDAGGGGNRSYFIQSYRDTSTTCLIKWGIFSPSGADWIVSTNCQIQPGQWHHVAGTYDGHTSCLFVDGALVAAQIFEGPRFREGTSSLNVGALGQYEYFNGWVDEVRIYNRALSGSEIQSLAAMGPALALQMYAGVTINGIIGETYVIEYATQLNSHVWNTVTNITLQHTPFTFIDWNSPGNTARFYRAVLQNQ